One genomic window of Gracilinema caldarium DSM 7334 includes the following:
- a CDS encoding sigma 54-interacting transcriptional regulator has product MLASIDVQKFNTLIEINTLINSNYSDVRSLLTQILESATRLCEGEASSILLVNKQDNKLYFEIALGAKGAAVKKYSLNMGEGIAGWVAQHNTSIIVNDVENDSRHLAEISKNIGYPSRTMLAVPMRMKDECIGVIELINKKNGKYFTQDDLEWLEIFANQAALAIQNARSFEKAQEEIHFLQDQIQTDKGYHTLIASSPVILEKLEIIDRVAKTDSSVLILGESGVGKELFAEQIHLKSSRNQGPFVRVNCAALPEGLLESELFGHVKGAFTDAVQNRRGRFEMADGGTIFLDEIGDLPLKLQAKLLRVIQQKSFEKVGSDTTIKVDVRILAATNRDIEALVEKGEFRSDLYYRLNVLPIYIPPLRQRPEDIPELANFFLKKFSRETKKQFDGFSDEAMEIMLSYSWPGNVRELENCIERACVISKDRWIKAEDLLLRNMQHSPAMSEQRNLKNALTVFKKHYIKKVLEENNWNQTETAKALDIQRTYLSRLLKELDIVNPKE; this is encoded by the coding sequence ATGCTGGCATCGATCGACGTCCAAAAGTTCAATACTCTGATAGAGATTAATACTCTTATCAATTCGAACTATTCGGATGTTCGATCCTTGCTAACGCAGATCCTCGAATCGGCTACCCGTCTTTGCGAAGGGGAGGCTTCTAGCATCCTCTTGGTAAACAAACAAGATAATAAGCTTTATTTTGAAATCGCCCTAGGAGCTAAAGGCGCAGCGGTAAAAAAATATTCCCTTAATATGGGGGAGGGTATTGCCGGATGGGTGGCTCAACATAACACATCAATTATTGTCAACGATGTGGAAAATGACAGCCGACACTTGGCTGAAATATCAAAAAATATAGGATATCCATCCCGGACTATGCTTGCAGTTCCGATGCGTATGAAAGATGAATGTATCGGAGTTATTGAGCTCATCAATAAAAAAAATGGAAAATATTTTACCCAGGATGATTTGGAATGGCTTGAAATATTTGCAAACCAGGCAGCTTTAGCAATACAAAATGCCCGGAGCTTTGAAAAGGCACAGGAAGAGATTCATTTTTTGCAGGATCAGATTCAGACCGATAAGGGGTATCATACCCTCATTGCTTCGAGCCCAGTCATTCTTGAAAAACTGGAAATTATCGATCGGGTTGCCAAGACTGATTCTTCGGTCCTGATTTTAGGTGAAAGCGGGGTAGGTAAGGAGCTTTTTGCTGAACAAATCCATCTCAAAAGCAGTAGAAATCAGGGGCCCTTTGTTCGGGTCAATTGTGCGGCCCTCCCGGAGGGACTCCTCGAAAGCGAACTCTTCGGTCACGTAAAAGGAGCTTTTACCGACGCTGTTCAAAATCGCCGTGGACGATTTGAAATGGCCGATGGCGGGACCATTTTCCTTGATGAAATCGGGGACTTACCCCTAAAACTTCAGGCAAAACTACTCAGGGTGATCCAGCAAAAATCCTTTGAAAAAGTTGGTTCTGATACCACTATTAAGGTTGATGTTCGTATCCTTGCCGCAACCAATCGGGATATTGAGGCTCTTGTAGAAAAGGGTGAATTTAGAAGCGATTTGTATTATAGACTGAATGTATTGCCCATTTATATCCCACCACTTCGACAGCGGCCAGAGGATATTCCGGAACTTGCCAATTTCTTTCTGAAAAAATTCAGTAGAGAAACGAAGAAACAGTTTGATGGTTTTTCTGACGAAGCTATGGAAATTATGCTTTCCTACAGTTGGCCTGGTAATGTACGAGAACTGGAAAATTGCATAGAGCGAGCCTGTGTCATCAGTAAGGATCGATGGATAAAAGCTGAAGATCTTTTATTGCGGAATATGCAGCATAGTCCTGCCATGTCTGAGCAACGAAATTTAAAGAATGCTCTCACTGTTTTTAAAAAACATTATATTAAAAAGGTTCTCGAAGAAAATAACTGGAATCAAACTGAGACTGCGAAGGCTCTGGATATTCAGCGGACCTATTTATCCCGTCTGCTTAAAGAACTTGATATTGTAAACCCCAAGGAGTAG
- a CDS encoding tetratricopeptide repeat protein, which translates to MEKASENKETISFSAKVINFIQRNRMILFGILGGIILSVIVLVVAIAIIDATKVQAIEQVESFSERYDKIRFESDDAKKDKELSALVDELKSFAASHSAYAGARALNILAGIYADKKEWAEAEKAWAAIVDKLPKSYLAPVALYNAATAAEDRGDFVKAIELYTKAVDSYGDDFPLAPRAYFAIGRLQETQKNNTGAIAAYQKMVEKWPTDNWTKLAQSRILFITANQK; encoded by the coding sequence ATGGAAAAGGCATCTGAAAATAAGGAAACGATTAGTTTTTCCGCTAAAGTTATTAATTTTATTCAGAGAAATCGAATGATACTGTTCGGGATATTGGGAGGTATTATACTCTCGGTTATTGTGCTGGTGGTGGCTATTGCTATCATCGATGCAACTAAGGTGCAGGCTATTGAACAGGTTGAGTCCTTTTCAGAACGGTATGATAAAATTCGTTTTGAATCGGATGACGCTAAAAAGGATAAGGAATTATCTGCACTTGTTGATGAATTAAAGTCTTTTGCTGCGTCTCACTCTGCCTATGCAGGGGCACGGGCTTTGAATATTCTGGCTGGTATTTACGCAGATAAGAAAGAATGGGCTGAAGCAGAAAAAGCCTGGGCTGCTATAGTGGATAAACTTCCCAAGAGTTATCTTGCACCGGTCGCACTTTATAACGCTGCAACTGCTGCAGAAGATCGGGGGGATTTTGTGAAAGCGATAGAACTTTATACCAAGGCAGTAGATTCCTATGGTGACGATTTTCCCCTGGCACCCCGTGCTTATTTTGCTATCGGTCGACTGCAGGAAACTCAGAAAAACAATACGGGAGCAATTGCAGCCTATCAAAAAATGGTAGAAAAATGGCCCACTGATAATTGGACAAAACTTGCTCAGAGCCGTATACTTTTTATAACCGCTAATCAAAAGTGA
- a CDS encoding adenylate/guanylate cyclase domain-containing protein — MARKRAKIFETKYFGFIIGLFVFLVIFLLDISTSIFTNLNTKATDLQFFLKGLTTATSVQEGVTVTEKNPKISDDIIIVGIDSRSLAKFGKWPFPRSIHASLIDSFTRIKDQGSRESSIFLDVFFIESDRKAAEDARLIASIEQAQTVFIETLLDVGISDYSSHEIMLKRQAVLFERFPGFKNVSGSWQEMRDFMSVQAPLIPYSKVVAGYGHANYVQDVDQIYRRQALITKLSTEIEQIPFKNLQIGFTVDQSQYERLVWYDTKGFVHNIITPITKETLARLEKELATSSPPVIIDTDGDGNPDEQYYLVRKIKDYFVPAITLSLACRYFGVDPSELTVEIGKHIIIHNPTVRDAKTGQRIPYSIPVGKDQFDKDGNLVKAAPRKVLSEIKIPINENGEMVINYMGYRSSTALDGYRTFPVRSYASYAERAPGPNPETWPKTKAVDNKILMVGPFADGIAQDEKPTPYGLMYGIEIHANALNTILMNNFLIPAPKWVEYIILLTFILIICFYTSRYSTLWGFVSVLIGLIILFLGISIIFERNNVVIDFPKPAIAMLLSFVAVVSYRAMTEERDKKMIRATFGKYVSPKVVDQILENPPELGGVDKELTVLFSDIRGFTTLSENMTPQELVNHLNVYLTAMTDLILEYGGTLDKYVGDEIMCFWGAPLPQEDHAILACKCALRQMEKLQELNEQWPEHKRINIGIGLNSGIMTVGNMGSPGRMNYTLMGDNVNLGARLEGTNKQYGTGIIISEFTYGLVKDHFIVRELDNIRVKGKNKPVLIYELIDSIDSLDPPALETGKGKKGRG, encoded by the coding sequence ATGGCGAGAAAACGAGCAAAAATATTTGAAACCAAATATTTCGGTTTCATCATTGGTTTGTTTGTATTTCTCGTCATATTTCTGCTTGATATCAGTACCTCTATTTTTACCAATCTCAATACAAAGGCTACAGACCTACAGTTTTTTCTAAAAGGGCTTACTACTGCTACCAGTGTTCAGGAAGGGGTTACCGTTACAGAAAAAAATCCAAAAATTTCTGATGACATCATTATCGTAGGCATTGATTCAAGAAGCCTCGCCAAATTTGGAAAGTGGCCATTTCCCCGTTCAATCCATGCAAGCCTTATCGATTCCTTTACCCGAATAAAGGACCAGGGATCACGTGAATCATCAATATTTCTTGACGTTTTTTTTATAGAAAGCGACCGAAAAGCTGCAGAGGATGCCCGCCTGATAGCCAGCATAGAACAGGCTCAGACCGTATTTATCGAAACACTGCTTGATGTTGGCATTTCAGATTATTCAAGTCATGAAATAATGCTTAAACGTCAAGCTGTATTATTTGAACGATTTCCAGGATTTAAAAATGTAAGCGGTTCCTGGCAGGAAATGAGAGATTTTATGAGCGTTCAGGCACCACTGATACCTTATAGCAAGGTTGTTGCTGGGTATGGACATGCTAATTATGTACAAGATGTTGATCAGATATATCGACGTCAGGCGCTTATAACAAAATTAAGTACTGAAATTGAACAGATACCTTTTAAGAACCTGCAAATAGGGTTTACAGTTGATCAAAGCCAGTATGAACGTCTCGTCTGGTATGATACAAAGGGTTTTGTTCATAATATTATTACCCCTATCACAAAGGAAACCTTAGCTAGACTTGAAAAAGAATTGGCTACATCATCACCGCCTGTTATCATTGATACAGATGGTGATGGAAATCCCGATGAACAGTACTATTTAGTAAGAAAAATTAAGGATTACTTTGTACCAGCAATAACCTTAAGTCTTGCATGTAGATATTTTGGAGTAGACCCATCAGAACTTACTGTGGAAATCGGCAAGCATATTATTATTCACAACCCAACCGTTAGAGATGCAAAGACTGGCCAAAGAATTCCTTATAGTATTCCCGTCGGTAAAGATCAGTTTGATAAAGACGGAAACCTTGTTAAAGCCGCTCCCAGAAAGGTGCTCTCTGAAATAAAAATCCCTATTAACGAAAACGGTGAAATGGTTATTAACTATATGGGATATAGATCTTCTACTGCATTAGATGGGTACAGAACCTTTCCAGTGAGGTCCTATGCCAGTTATGCAGAGCGTGCCCCAGGACCAAACCCTGAAACCTGGCCAAAAACAAAAGCAGTAGATAATAAAATTCTTATGGTGGGCCCTTTTGCAGATGGTATTGCTCAGGATGAAAAACCAACACCTTATGGCCTCATGTATGGTATAGAAATACATGCTAATGCATTAAACACCATATTGATGAACAATTTTCTCATTCCTGCACCAAAATGGGTTGAGTATATCATTTTACTGACATTCATTTTGATTATCTGTTTTTATACATCTCGATATTCCACACTATGGGGATTTGTATCAGTTCTAATTGGTCTTATCATACTATTTTTAGGTATCTCTATAATATTTGAAAGAAATAATGTGGTAATAGATTTCCCTAAACCTGCAATTGCCATGCTTCTGTCTTTTGTTGCTGTTGTGTCTTATAGGGCTATGACTGAAGAGCGAGATAAAAAAATGATTCGTGCAACCTTTGGTAAATATGTTAGTCCTAAAGTTGTTGATCAGATTTTGGAAAATCCGCCTGAACTTGGTGGTGTGGATAAAGAACTGACTGTTCTCTTTTCAGACATTCGGGGCTTTACTACCTTATCTGAAAATATGACCCCACAGGAATTGGTCAATCATTTAAATGTCTATTTAACTGCCATGACAGACCTCATACTTGAATATGGTGGCACCTTGGATAAGTATGTTGGTGATGAAATTATGTGCTTCTGGGGAGCTCCGTTACCACAGGAAGATCATGCCATACTGGCATGTAAATGCGCCCTGCGGCAAATGGAAAAATTACAAGAATTAAACGAGCAATGGCCAGAACATAAACGGATTAACATTGGTATAGGTCTTAATTCAGGAATTATGACTGTGGGCAATATGGGGTCCCCTGGACGAATGAATTATACCCTTATGGGTGATAATGTGAATCTAGGAGCCCGTCTGGAAGGTACCAACAAGCAATATGGAACGGGAATTATTATCAGTGAATTTACCTATGGCCTTGTAAAGGATCACTTCATTGTCCGAGAACTGGATAATATTAGGGTAAAAGGAAAAAATAAGCCCGTTCTTATCTATGAACTGATTGATTCCATTGATTCCTTGGATCCACCGGCCCTAGAAACTGGTAAGGGAAAAAAGGGTAGGGGATAA
- a CDS encoding TIGR03936 family radical SAM-associated protein, with product MITENCTIDPLKEIGKDFLCIEKPGRYIGGEYGVYNHDHKLVKMAIAFPDLYEIGMSNQAVKILYNNLNQLEDVSCDRVFAPAPDFEKLLQEKKLPLYTLDVYRPLYQLDIIGVSLGYELGVTGMLSILQSGWIPIKKQDRTEQHPIIIIGGPAASNPIPYQEFIDAVWIGEAEDAFFKLIENVRDAKRAGCNRTGILEMIKADEAIWVPGKRAKRHIDINFPKSPRIVATLPTPSIKVVQDHGTIEIMRGCPNGCRFCHAGIWYRPTRMKSLDTIEAEVESIVTNAGYREITLSSLSSGDFIGINELVHRLNHKYKNRHISFQLPSLKVSTFSLPLLEQIAETRKSGLTFAIETPRDAWQLSLNKEVARENVISILKEAKKHGWKSAKFYFMIGLPIGDFQNGYENNHEEEEIVSFLLDIYKNTGVHIHVNIGTFIPKPHTPYQWVPQISEALAEKKLKYIRDTLRPLGFKISTHDPFISIIEGILSRGDERVGEIIEQAFSAGCRLDAWDDYFKRDIWKSILIKNKKIIDEILAGFSTDSVLPWDTVYSRTSKAFLLQEFNKSLSSELTSTCLEYCNHNCGICGNEVNIVKNSIHRNSVYNINLSENNQDVVLKTIIRKKSAYKIVFSFSKERTAIFIPHLSLVETFSKAFIRAALPIQFTEGFNPLPRLDIAAPLSLGVTALGEIATIEIIDPFNVTDFIHKVNKALPKDIRILQAMLVSIPEGSKKYTSPSLLWGYRYKTNDGFIDVKSSDDKHFRESFLHDPTKSLLDLTRITVLADDGLGSYTDYFTRYKNLYAAEH from the coding sequence TTGATAACAGAGAATTGTACCATTGATCCTCTTAAAGAAATTGGTAAAGATTTTTTATGTATCGAAAAGCCTGGCCGCTATATCGGTGGAGAATATGGGGTATATAATCATGATCATAAGCTTGTAAAAATGGCTATTGCCTTCCCAGATCTTTATGAGATTGGGATGTCTAATCAGGCAGTTAAAATATTGTATAACAACTTAAATCAACTCGAAGATGTTTCCTGCGATCGTGTATTTGCTCCTGCTCCTGATTTTGAAAAATTATTACAAGAAAAAAAACTTCCCCTTTATACACTCGATGTGTATCGACCACTATACCAGCTCGATATTATAGGTGTTTCATTGGGATATGAGTTAGGTGTTACCGGAATGCTATCTATTTTACAGAGTGGATGGATTCCGATAAAAAAACAAGATAGAACAGAACAACATCCGATTATAATCATTGGCGGACCTGCAGCATCGAATCCAATCCCATATCAGGAATTTATTGATGCAGTCTGGATTGGTGAGGCAGAAGATGCATTTTTTAAACTCATAGAAAATGTTAGAGATGCTAAACGGGCAGGGTGTAATCGTACCGGTATTCTTGAAATGATAAAGGCTGATGAAGCTATCTGGGTCCCTGGTAAAAGAGCAAAACGACATATTGATATCAATTTTCCAAAATCACCACGTATTGTAGCTACACTTCCAACACCTTCAATTAAGGTTGTTCAGGATCATGGAACAATTGAAATTATGCGCGGCTGTCCCAATGGATGTAGATTCTGCCACGCAGGTATCTGGTATAGACCTACTCGAATGAAATCATTGGATACGATTGAAGCAGAAGTTGAGTCAATTGTAACGAATGCTGGATATAGAGAAATAACCCTTTCTTCACTTTCATCTGGCGATTTTATTGGAATTAATGAATTGGTACACCGTTTAAATCATAAATATAAAAATAGACATATCTCATTTCAATTGCCATCATTAAAAGTCTCTACGTTTTCATTACCTTTATTAGAACAAATTGCTGAGACTAGAAAAAGTGGGCTAACCTTTGCAATAGAAACCCCCCGAGATGCCTGGCAGTTATCATTAAATAAAGAAGTAGCTCGGGAAAATGTAATTTCTATATTAAAAGAAGCAAAAAAACATGGATGGAAAAGTGCAAAATTTTATTTTATGATTGGTCTACCTATAGGTGATTTTCAAAATGGATACGAAAATAACCATGAAGAAGAGGAAATAGTTTCTTTTTTACTAGATATCTATAAAAATACAGGAGTGCATATACATGTAAATATTGGAACCTTTATCCCAAAACCACATACCCCATATCAATGGGTTCCACAAATTAGCGAAGCATTAGCAGAAAAGAAATTAAAATATATACGAGACACCTTACGGCCTTTGGGTTTTAAAATAAGTACCCATGATCCTTTTATATCTATTATAGAAGGAATTTTATCACGGGGTGATGAACGGGTAGGGGAAATCATTGAACAGGCATTTAGTGCCGGTTGTAGGCTTGATGCATGGGATGATTATTTTAAGAGAGATATATGGAAATCAATATTAATAAAAAATAAAAAAATTATAGATGAAATTCTTGCAGGTTTTTCAACCGATAGTGTACTACCCTGGGATACAGTATATAGCAGAACATCTAAAGCATTTTTATTACAAGAATTTAACAAATCACTGTCATCAGAATTAACATCAACATGTCTAGAATATTGCAATCATAATTGCGGAATATGTGGTAATGAAGTAAATATTGTTAAAAATAGTATACATCGCAACAGTGTTTATAATATAAATCTTTCTGAAAATAATCAGGATGTTGTACTGAAAACAATAATTCGTAAAAAGAGTGCCTATAAAATAGTTTTTTCCTTTTCTAAAGAACGAACCGCGATCTTTATTCCTCATTTAAGTCTTGTCGAAACATTTTCTAAGGCCTTTATACGAGCAGCCTTACCAATTCAATTCACTGAAGGTTTTAATCCTTTGCCGCGTCTCGATATTGCAGCTCCTTTGTCTTTAGGTGTTACAGCATTAGGAGAAATTGCAACAATTGAAATTATCGATCCTTTTAATGTTACAGACTTTATACATAAGGTAAATAAAGCCTTACCTAAAGATATTAGAATACTGCAAGCGATGCTTGTATCAATTCCAGAGGGGTCAAAAAAGTATACAAGCCCTTCATTGTTATGGGGATATCGATACAAGACTAATGATGGTTTTATCGATGTGAAATCTAGTGATGATAAACATTTTCGTGAATCTTTTTTACATGATCCTACAAAATCTTTATTGGATTTAACAAGAATCACTGTATTAGCAGATGATGGATTAGGTTCTTATACTGATTATTTCACTCGTTACAAGAATTTGTATGCCGCGGAGCATTGA
- the rodA gene encoding rod shape-determining protein RodA has protein sequence MNYKRLTEIDVSLLLSTLILTLFGILMIYSSGVNSSGILISNEYIKQIIFSIIGLVLIAFLIMYDYRRLYDYAEYFYVFFLLLVLYTIFFGKLVNGARAWIGFGNFGIQPSEFLKIATIIILSKYLENSHRSEEHLKRFVVASIIVGMPMLFILLQPDLGTALVFIPIFLATCFIAGITRRYIVYTILLIGLVGFFTILPLWQLYILKGALPFLKMFQNIKIVSILELAMLLISGIAWYGYKRYRKDYFYWIVYFLSLFIIALLVSFAAHKVLKDYQIMRLIVFLDPYIDPKGSGWNIIQSITAIGSGGVLGKGYLQGTQSHYRFLPQQSTDFIFSIFSEEMGFIGGLLLFALFLLIVLRLLNIMKTTSDLFGAYIVAGFSGMLVFHFLINVGMTMGIMPITGIPLLFLSYGGSSLLSAFIGIGIALSIYVRRFEH, from the coding sequence ATGAATTATAAAAGGTTAACGGAAATAGATGTATCTTTATTACTTTCAACTCTAATACTTACTCTATTTGGAATTCTGATGATCTATTCATCAGGTGTGAATTCTTCAGGTATATTAATTAGTAATGAATATATAAAACAAATTATATTTTCTATTATAGGCTTAGTGTTAATTGCATTCCTTATTATGTACGACTATCGTAGACTATATGATTATGCAGAATATTTCTATGTATTTTTTCTGTTATTAGTATTATATACTATCTTTTTTGGAAAGCTTGTAAATGGTGCAAGAGCCTGGATTGGATTTGGAAACTTTGGTATTCAGCCTTCTGAATTTTTAAAAATAGCTACTATAATTATATTGTCAAAATACTTAGAGAATTCTCATAGATCAGAAGAACATTTGAAACGATTTGTAGTAGCCAGCATTATTGTTGGAATGCCAATGTTATTTATTTTGCTGCAGCCTGATCTTGGTACTGCGTTAGTTTTTATACCCATATTCTTAGCCACCTGTTTTATTGCTGGCATTACAAGACGCTATATTGTATATACAATATTACTAATAGGTTTAGTGGGATTTTTTACTATTTTACCACTTTGGCAACTATATATATTAAAAGGAGCATTACCATTTTTGAAGATGTTTCAAAATATAAAAATTGTGAGCATCTTGGAACTTGCTATGCTATTGATTTCTGGTATTGCCTGGTACGGCTATAAGAGATATAGAAAAGATTACTTTTATTGGATTGTATATTTTTTATCACTTTTTATTATTGCACTCTTAGTATCCTTTGCTGCTCATAAGGTTTTGAAAGATTATCAAATCATGCGGCTTATAGTTTTTTTAGATCCTTATATTGACCCAAAAGGATCTGGGTGGAACATCATACAATCAATTACTGCTATTGGTTCTGGTGGGGTTTTAGGAAAAGGATACTTACAAGGTACACAGAGTCATTATCGTTTTTTACCACAACAAAGTACTGATTTTATATTTTCAATATTTTCAGAAGAAATGGGATTCATTGGTGGATTGCTTTTATTTGCATTGTTTTTATTGATTGTACTGAGACTATTGAATATCATGAAAACTACATCTGATTTATTTGGTGCATACATAGTGGCGGGATTCTCGGGTATGCTTGTATTTCATTTTTTAATCAACGTAGGTATGACAATGGGGATTATGCCTATAACAGGTATTCCTTTACTATTTCTTTCATATGGTGGCTCTTCATTGCTATCTGCTTTTATAGGAATAGGGATTGCCTTAAGTATTTATGTGAGAAGGTTTGAACATTGA
- the mrdA gene encoding penicillin-binding protein 2 → MSLKFPTGEERPAERIVFLQILYIIIFILYAIKLFSMQIISGNLYRSKAANITQRVSIIPAQRGEIFDRNINQPIVLNIDSFAVQITPAEIPKESMPTVFQNVADIIGISKKTIDTKIPPQYYKMYQPVDIAINVPFQSIAKLAERKNELPGVSWRSNPIRNYVDTGSLAHIIGYVGDITKDELKLLYNKGYQAGDIIGKAGIEKQYDELLRGKNGREIKIVDVRGKKVSGLDNTIKESPEMGKNLVLTIDRSMQTLAEKALGERMGAVVILKPSTGEILAMVSYPWYDPNLFNKNDASVAYQQLLEDPKKPLLNRAIQSSYPPASTFKIIMSTAILNEKAYPPEKTIECKGEISYGNRVWKCWIHKPGHGYLNLQQALAQSCDIYFWVTGRDYLGVERIVNYAKDFGYGELTDVDIPGEIPGFVPTPQWKDRRFHEKWLAGDTMNMSIGQGYTLVTPLQMANMVAMVVNNGTIYQPHLLKEIRDPVSGAIIKTIRPTVLHQSDIDKEIFQTVRNNMRSVITEGTARFPMNIKSVQVAGKTGTGEVGLSDRWHSWFAAYAPYNSDNPDEQIVVSVIVEASNTWEWWAPYASAIIFQGIFAQQTYEDAVKTLGLQYLMSPRERRE, encoded by the coding sequence ATGTCGCTTAAATTTCCGACCGGTGAAGAACGACCTGCTGAAAGAATTGTTTTTTTACAAATTTTGTATATTATCATATTTATATTGTATGCAATAAAATTATTTAGCATGCAAATAATCTCTGGAAATTTATACCGTTCAAAAGCAGCAAACATAACTCAACGGGTTTCTATTATTCCTGCCCAGCGTGGTGAAATTTTCGACCGTAACATTAATCAACCGATTGTTCTTAATATCGATTCTTTTGCAGTACAAATTACACCGGCGGAAATTCCTAAAGAATCTATGCCAACTGTTTTTCAAAATGTTGCTGATATTATTGGTATTTCTAAAAAAACAATAGATACTAAAATTCCCCCCCAATATTATAAAATGTATCAGCCGGTGGATATTGCAATTAACGTACCCTTTCAATCGATTGCGAAGCTTGCTGAACGAAAAAATGAATTACCTGGAGTTAGCTGGCGTTCTAATCCTATTCGTAATTATGTAGATACTGGAAGTCTTGCTCATATTATTGGCTATGTTGGAGATATTACAAAAGATGAACTAAAGTTATTATATAACAAGGGCTATCAGGCCGGTGATATTATAGGAAAAGCAGGAATTGAAAAGCAATATGATGAACTCTTACGAGGGAAAAATGGTCGAGAAATAAAAATTGTTGATGTCCGAGGCAAAAAAGTATCCGGACTAGACAATACTATTAAAGAAAGCCCTGAAATGGGGAAAAATCTCGTTCTTACCATCGATAGATCCATGCAAACCTTGGCAGAAAAAGCCCTTGGAGAACGAATGGGTGCTGTGGTAATTTTAAAACCAAGCACAGGAGAAATCCTAGCGATGGTTTCCTATCCATGGTATGATCCTAATCTTTTTAATAAAAATGATGCATCGGTTGCATATCAACAATTATTAGAAGACCCAAAAAAACCTCTCTTAAATCGGGCTATTCAATCAAGTTATCCGCCAGCCTCTACTTTTAAAATTATCATGTCTACTGCAATTCTTAATGAAAAAGCATATCCTCCTGAAAAAACTATAGAATGTAAAGGTGAAATATCCTATGGTAACCGGGTTTGGAAATGTTGGATTCATAAACCAGGTCATGGATATTTAAATTTACAACAAGCCTTAGCCCAATCATGTGATATTTATTTTTGGGTCACTGGCCGAGATTATCTAGGAGTAGAACGTATAGTAAATTATGCTAAAGATTTTGGATATGGTGAATTGACAGATGTAGATATTCCAGGAGAAATCCCAGGTTTTGTTCCCACCCCTCAGTGGAAAGATCGGAGATTCCATGAAAAATGGCTAGCCGGTGATACTATGAATATGTCTATTGGACAAGGATATACTTTGGTAACACCATTACAGATGGCTAATATGGTTGCCATGGTTGTCAATAACGGAACAATATACCAACCACATCTTCTCAAAGAGATCCGAGATCCTGTTTCAGGAGCCATTATAAAAACTATAAGGCCTACTGTTTTACATCAAAGTGATATTGATAAAGAAATATTCCAAACAGTTCGGAATAATATGCGTTCTGTTATTACAGAAGGAACTGCTCGTTTTCCTATGAATATTAAGTCAGTGCAGGTTGCTGGAAAAACAGGAACAGGAGAAGTAGGTTTGTCAGATCGATGGCATTCATGGTTTGCAGCTTATGCTCCCTATAATTCGGATAATCCTGATGAACAGATTGTAGTATCTGTTATCGTCGAAGCAAGCAATACCTGGGAATGGTGGGCACCATATGCATCAGCTATCATTTTTCAAGGAATCTTTGCACAACAAACATATGAAGATGCAGTAAAAACGTTAGGATTACAATATCTTATGTCTCCAAGGGAACGTAGAGAATGA
- the mreD gene encoding rod shape-determining protein MreD gives MSRTVGWATVLIIIAGIIQSSLLSKIAIFHVIPDLALIILVYVSYVNGSMTGQITGFVSGIFLDFLSFAPFGFNALSRTIIGSLVGLLKGTFFLDIVIFPALLCAGATIIKAIIIAIIHFLFNANTPAYHFTNNMLWIEVAINAASGPFVFAFLKLFKKILMSRKEN, from the coding sequence ATGAGTAGAACTGTTGGATGGGCTACTGTTTTAATCATAATAGCAGGAATAATTCAATCAAGTTTGCTCTCGAAAATTGCAATTTTTCATGTTATCCCAGATTTAGCGTTGATTATATTAGTATATGTATCATATGTGAATGGATCGATGACTGGACAAATCACAGGGTTTGTATCTGGTATTTTCTTAGATTTTCTTTCATTTGCTCCTTTTGGTTTTAATGCCCTAAGCCGAACAATTATTGGATCTTTGGTTGGTTTACTCAAAGGCACCTTTTTTTTAGATATTGTCATTTTCCCAGCCTTGCTTTGTGCTGGTGCAACGATTATTAAGGCAATAATTATTGCCATTATACATTTCTTATTTAATGCAAATACCCCGGCTTATCATTTTACCAACAATATGTTGTGGATAGAGGTAGCTATTAATGCTGCTTCTGGGCCTTTTGTTTTTGCTTTTTTAAAATTGTTTAAGAAGATTTTGATGTCTAGAAAGGAAAATTGA